In Macrobrachium nipponense isolate FS-2020 chromosome 25, ASM1510439v2, whole genome shotgun sequence, one genomic interval encodes:
- the LOC135199396 gene encoding tRNA-uridine aminocarboxypropyltransferase 2-like, with amino-acid sequence MDNEEQELAQMADLVHIEIGRREKRPLCNRCSRPVGVCWCSSLGCSRVQTSCRVVILQHPHEEKRCLRTAPILQAGLPQGAYVEAKGKRFSFTRFPHLEEILTNENSILMYPGEKALDLESLLPVGNDQPSYNIIIIDGTWQQAKSIYHNCRHLHSLRQVKLSGKYISEYVIRTQPTEDALSTVETAAIALATLENNWSIYDTLVQPLQLLCQYQMNHGAVPHQSKEHMIVSGRYKKPLGKRTYKKLRKCGAKQDESLSDFLESLNVADSQKEESSDLDVLGNGEEANERESNNRPKNVSSVLTEKEGFPSEQEECSSEISDTSSRSKSNDTRGSEEGNNEINSIDDIR; translated from the exons ATGGATAATGAGGAGCAAGAGCTGGCCCAGATGGCAGACTTGGTTCATATTGAGATCGGGAGGAGGGAAAAACGTCCGCTTTGTAATCGCTGTAG TCGGCCTGTTGGTGTTTGCTGGTGTTCAAGCTTAGGCTGCAGCAGAGTCCAGACATCTTGTCGCGTTGTCATCCTTCAACACCCACATGAAGAAAAACGCTGTCTTCGCACAGCCCCTATTCTGCAAGCGGGTCTGCCTCAGGGTGCCTATGTGGAAGCCAAGGGGAAAAGGTTCTCATTCACAAG GTTCCCTCACTTAGAAGAAATTCTGACGAACGAGAATTCTATATTGATGTATCCTGGGGAAAAGGCTCTAGATCTGGAATCACTTTTGCCAGTAGGCAACGACCAGCCATCGTACAATATTATAATCATAGACGGAACCTGGCAGCAAGCAAAGTCTATATATCACAATTGTCGACATCTTCACTCACTTCGTCAG GTCAAATTATCAGGAAAATACATAAGCGAATATGTCATACGCACTCAGCCAACTGAAGATGCTCTTTCAACAGTTGAAACTGCAGCTATAGCATTAGCAACACTGGAGAACAACTGGTCTATTTATGATACACTTGTTCAGCCCTTGCAACTACTTTGTCAATATCAG atgaatCATGGAGCAGTACCCCATCAGAGCAAAGAACACATGATTGTTTCCGGACGCTACAAGAAGCCCCTTGGTAAACGGACATACAAAAAGTTAAGGAAATGCGGAGCAAAGCAGGATGAGTCACTTTCCGATTTCTTGGAGTCACTGAATGTGGCTGATAGTCAAAAGGAAGAAAGCTCAGATCTTGATGTGTTAGGTAATGGGGAAGAAGCAAATGAAAGAGAGTCGAACAATCGTCCCAAGAATGTCTCATCAGTGTTAACGGAGAAGGAAGGTTTCCCTTCTGAACAGGAAGAGTGTTCAAGTGAGATATCAGACACATCCTCTAGAAGTAAAAGTAATGACACCAGAGGTTCTGAAGAGGGCAACAATGAAATCAATTCCATTGACGATATCAGATGA